A stretch of the Porites lutea chromosome 12, jaPorLute2.1, whole genome shotgun sequence genome encodes the following:
- the LOC140953802 gene encoding uncharacterized protein: protein MIPKTFITVILYATAMSVASEQCEDGSLNQHLCQKKCNFSHCSCKMTETTPFSSCSQNCNFLSSCPTMACSGRNVCAQKCFFGMCNMNCASSKLCSQSCVWKAKCRHIKCSASTCNQVCTNCTMECVKGVERCDQMCLGGECRMECFAQHCKRQCVKGKCYYIGQSQSMAPIIYGWIWIFTTGVFMLLLNT from the exons ATGATTCCGAAGACGTTCATTACGGTGATCCTTTATGCAACTGCGATGTCAGTGGCCAGCGAGCAATGCGAAGATGGCTCATTGAACCAACACCTCTGCCAAAAGAAGTGTAATTTTAGCCATTGTTCCTGTAAAATGACAGAAACAACTCCATTTAGCAGCTGTTCACAAAACTGCAATTTTCTTTCTTCGTGTCCAACAATGGCCTGTTCTG GTAGAAATGTGTGCGCACAGAAGTGCTTCTTCGGAATGTGTAACATGAATTGTGCTTCCAGTAAGTTATGCTCCCAGTCGTGCGTATGGAAGGCAAAATGTCGTCACATCAAGTGTTCGGCTTCCACTTGCAACCAGGTCTGCACCAACTGCACCATGGAGTGCGTCAAAGGAGTAGAAAGATGTGATCAGATGTGCTTAGGAGGAGAGTGTCGAATGGAGTGCTTTGCCCAACACTGTAAGAGGCAATGTGTTAAAGGAAAATGTTACTACATTGGACAGTCACAGAGCATGGCACCGATTATTTATGGCTGGATTTGGATTTTTACAACAGGCGTTTTTATGCTTCTGCTAAACACCTGA